In a single window of the Lodderomyces elongisporus chromosome 4, complete sequence genome:
- the MAK21 gene encoding RNA-binding ribosome biosynthesis protein mak21 (BUSCO:EOG092612XD) → MSTGLNLSNLKDKISNKLNQSKPGSTGRGKKDKRGSKKNQKTSNKKEDKEFKEKANENPKEESTDDILRQEALALGATEEDLKLLAGIESGEESEMEFGDDSQQTSDKSLNNELSKFMNGIGLGNGEVPVVEEEEEEEEEEEEEEEEEEEEEEEEEEEKEDEVDDDSREITAEGHAEVEDEDSQENEDSNVSVTDFSGSSDEEEEEEEEEPEDVPELVYDDGTLNSSSKSKGNENKEILESSENNTNEDVQSGKETNEADPAVTAPSEISDFSSVSSDKLKVPSRLDWYNSFSLPTVEVPKLDRFARERLLDRAKLTLDNDNKTYLEEFASNTSQKKFLSQILTSGTLNDKISALTLLIQEAPMHNIKAMETLLGYCEKKSRTAALQSITAMKDLLLNGLLPDRKLLAFDKQPLTKEDSDSRLAVYYFEDMLKKWYFKFIQILEKLLQDSIVHVRMSALTHTFDLLSAKPEQEVNLLKLGVNKLGDMDNKVSAKASYSILQLQQAHPAMKKIIVDAVIDIIFQSNNDDHSKYYGVTTLNQTIITRKEVELANTLVKTYFALFEKVLLESNSLSKDGEGDKSNNNGVGKSEKGRHNNRKNFKKGKKGGRSVKKEEKTEHEIIEEKNTKMFSALLTGLNRAFPFSELPNDVFQVHLDTLFKITHSANFNTAIQALVLINHIVSQQKINSDRYYRTLYESLLDSRLVNTSKQGIYLNLLYKSLKHDKDNVPRVLAFVKRIMQVILHWLNVGAIAGMLFLLIELSKTIPEVFDLLVEKAARPDQDEESEKQQAQVEVQKQKQKQEQEQEQEPKSLDEKEITPDSLYDPKKRDPTHANAQNSSLWEINQFLNHYHPTVAIYASSIIDGTPQPKPDLGLYTLAHFLDRFVYKNAKQKAQTKGSSIMQPLGGTHTGDLLVKSTNVLNKEVPANTENWLNKKVTDIKADERFFHQYFTTKVQKIKNKKVHKDGDVGDVDIDDEIERDGDMDDEEVWKALVKSKPDVEDDISDGGFSDFDEADFSDMDDDDDDDDDGDQENDGEREGELPSDLDEDGEDVVGEVDFSENEGSFDEDEEDDFDEEEREMFNINQDDEFSDSEVDLDALNGVDEVEEEDEEEEETEGESELVEKTNKKRSRADEKDSLKKGKKSKRQRVKDLPLFASPEDYAQYLE, encoded by the coding sequence ATGAGTACTGGTTTGAATTTGTCCAACCTTAAGGATAAGATTTCCAATAAATTAAATCAACTGAAACCTGGGAGTACAGGcagaggaaagaaagacaaacgtggactgaaaaaaaatcaaaaaacgctgaataaaaaggaagacAAGGAGTTTAAGGAAAAAGCCAATGAAAACCCAAAGGAAGAGTCCACCGATGATATTCTCCGTCAAGAGGCATTAGCTTTAGGTGCAACTGAAGAAGacttgaaattgttggcTGGTATTGAAAGCGGTGAAGAGAGTGAAATGGAATTTGGCGATGATTCACAACAAACTCTGGACAAGTCACTCAACAATGAGTTGAGTAAATTTATGAACGGAATCGGATTAGGCAATGGTGAGGTTCCTGTggttgaagaagaggaagaagaagaagaggaagaagaagaagaggaagaagaagaggaagaagaagaagaagaagaagaggaggagaaggaggatGAAGTCGATGATGATAGTCGCGAAATTACTGCTGAGGGACATGCTGAAGTAGAAGATGAGGACAGTCAAGAAAACGAGGACTCAAATGTTTCAGTGACAGATTTTTCTGGGCTGAGcgacgaagaagaggaagaggaagaggaagagccTGAAGATGTTCCAGAACTTGTTTATGATGATGGAACATTGAACTCTTCATCCAAGAGCAAgggaaatgaaaacaaagaaattcTTGAAAGCAGCgaaaacaatacaaatgAAGATGTACAATCTGGTAAGGAGACCAACGAAGCAGATCCAGCGGTTACAGCACCACTGGAAATATCCGATTTTTCGTCTGTTTCGAGCGATAAATTAAAAGTTCCTAGTAGATTGGATTGGTATAATAGTTTTTCTCTCCCAACTGTTGAAGTGCCAAAGTTGGATAGGTTTGCCAGGGAAAGACTCTTAGATCGAGCCAAATTGACCTTGGACAATGACAACAAGACCTATCTTGAAGAATTTGCTTCAAATACTTCGCAGAAAAAGTTCTTGTCTCAGATATTGACGAGTGGTACTTTGAATGATAAAATCTCAGCATTGACATTGTTGATACAGGAAGCACCAATGCACAATATCAAAGCCATGGAGACCTTACTAGGTTATTGTGAGAAAAAATCCAGAACCGCTGCATTGCAATCGATTACTGCAATGAAGGATTTGCTTCTAAATGGATTGTTACCCGATAGAAAATTACTTGCTTTTGATAAACAACCTTTGACAAAGGAGGATTCTGACTCGCGATTGGCTGTATACTACTTTGAAGAtatgttgaaaaaatggtatttcaaattcattCAAATTTTGGAGAAATTATTACAAGACTCAATTGTGCATGTGCGTATGAGTGCATTAACACATACATTTGACTTGTTGAGTGCAAAACCAGAACAAGAAGTGAATTTGCTCAAGCTTGGTGTAAACAAATTGGGTGACATGGATAACAAAGTTTCTGCTAAGGCCTCATATTCCATCTTACAGCTTCAGCAAGCTCATCCTGCAATGAAAAAGATCATTGTTGATGCCGTCATTgatattatttttcaaagcaaCAATGATGATCATTCCAAATATTACGGTGTGACTACACTCAATCAAACAATTAttacaagaaaagaagtagAGTTGGCCAATACTTTGGTCAAGACGTATTTTGcactttttgaaaaagtgcTTCTTGAATCAAACTCGTTGTCAAAAGATGGTGAGGGCGACAAGTCCAATAATAATGGAGTTGGCAAATCTGAAAAGGGTAGACACAACAACAGGAAAAACTTtaaaaagggaaagaagGGTGGTAGATCagttaaaaaagaagaaaagactGAACATGAGATAATTGAAGAGAAGAATACCAAGATGTTTTCTGCACTTTTAACTGGTTTGAACCGtgcttttccattttctgAATTGCCCAATGATGTGTTCCAAGTCCACCTTGATacacttttcaaaataacCCATAGTGCGAATTTCAATACGGCTATCCAAGCATTAGTGCTCATCAACCATATTGTTTCTCAgcaaaaaatcaattctGATAGATACTACAGAACCTTGTACGAGTCGTTATTGGATTCAAGATTGGTGAATACTTCAAAGCAAGGTATATACTTGAATTTGCTATACAAGTCTCTTAAGCACGATAAGGATAATGTACCCAGGGTATTGGCATTTGTCAAGAGAATAATGCAAGTCATTTTGCATTGGCTCAATGTGGGTGCGATTGCTGgtatgttgtttttgttgattgaaTTATCGAAAACCATTCCCGAagtttttgatcttttggTGGAGAAGGCTGCTCGACCGGATCAAGATGAAGAGAGTGAGAAACAACAAGCTCAAGTGGAagtgcaaaaacaaaaacaaaaacaagaacaagaacaagaacaagaaccaaAATCTTTAGACGAAAAAGAGATTACACCCGATTCTTTGTACGACCCTAAGAAGCGAGATCCTACTCATGCAAATGCTCAAAACTCGTCACTTTGGGAGATCAACCAATTCTTGAACCATTACCACCCAACAGTTGCAATTTACGCATCATCAATCATTGATGGGACTCCACAACCAAAGCCAGATCTCGGCTTGTACACACTTGCTCACTTTTTGGATAGATTTGTATATAAGAATGCTAAGCAGAAGGCACAAACCAAAGGGTCGTCGATTATGCAACCTTTGGGTGGTACGCATACAGGTGATTTACTTGTCAAGTCAACCAATGTTCTTAATAAGGAAGTACCCGCAAATACCGAAAATTGGTTAAACAAGAAAGTGACTGATATTAAAGCAGATGAGCGTTTTTTCCATCAGTATTTCACTACCAAAGTtcagaaaataaagaacaaaaaggtTCATAAAGATGGTGATGTGGGAGATGTTGATATAGACGACGAAATCGAAAGGGACGGAGATATGGATGATGAAGAGGTGTGGAAAGCTTTGGTTAAATCTAAACCTGATGTTGAGGATGATATTTCGGATGGAGGGTTCTCAGATTTTGACGAGGCTGACTTTTCAGATatggatgatgatgatgatgatgatgatgatggtgatcaGGAGAATGAcggagaaagagaaggagagtTACCTAGTGATCTCGATGAAGACGGGGAagatgttgttggtgaagTTGATTTTTCTGAGAACGAGGGTTCGTTTGATGAGGACGAAGAAGACGATTTTGACgaggaagaaagagaaatgtTTAATATCAATCAGGATGACGAGTTTAGCGATTCAGAAGTTGATCTTGATGCATTAAATGGtgttgatgaagttgaagaagaagacgaagaagaagaggaaacgGAAGGAGAAAGTGAATTGGTTGAAAAAACCAATAAAAAGCGTTCTAGAGCAGACGAAAAGGATAGTTTgaaaaagggtaaaaaGTCTAAGCGCCAAAGAGTCAAAGATTTGCCTTTATTCGCATCCCCAGAGGATTATGCACAGTATTTGGAGTAA